In one window of Palaemon carinicauda isolate YSFRI2023 chromosome 2, ASM3689809v2, whole genome shotgun sequence DNA:
- the LOC137622278 gene encoding uncharacterized protein, whose protein sequence is MVKLLLFPFALILAFASAQADLSAPVPHATEFPVGSTTTQSSIVSSTTQSSIVSSTVPTPSTRETALNFTSWASTEPGSNMKTEAIYEEVELSGNVSRAQQNHVIENVIYGAVIPRQA, encoded by the exons ATGGTGAAACTACTGCTCTTCCCTTTTGCACTGATTCTGGCCTTTGCGTCTGCTCAAGCAG ATCTTTCAGCACCAGTTCCCCATGCAACTGAATTTCCTGTTGGTTCAACAACAACTCAAAGCAGCATTGTCTCATCCACGACTCAAAGCAGCATTGTCTCATCCACTGTCCCAACGCCAAGCACCAGAGAGACTGCTCTGAACTTCACATCATGGGCGTCAACAG AGCCTGGATCAAACATGAAGACAGAGGCTATTTACGAAGAGGTCGAGCTGTCAGGCAATGTTTCCAGAGCACAACAGAACCACGTAATCGAAAACGTCATCTATGGAGCAGTGATTCCGAGACAGGCATGA